In one Pseudomonas sp. Bout1 genomic region, the following are encoded:
- a CDS encoding EAL domain-containing protein — MKQKQTLGTPRLLGIVWPFIAVVLFQALLGCVSLYVLSAVRGYVAGESLWSKGQKDAIFYLTLYADNRDEATFLKYQNAIAVPQGGHELRLALDRPTPDLTAARLGILKGGNHRDDVSSLIWLYLNFRHFSYLEKAIELWTVGDGYLVQLDDLAQEMHRAILARQVSSADVRSWKERIFAINDGVTPAAKAFSDALGEGSRMILRLLLVTNLATALGLIVLALLRTHKLLAQRHAFADALQLEKERAQITLESIGDGVITTDVDGAIAYMNPAAEALTHWRAAQAQGLPLAALFNLLDENAQDDGFTLIEHILSGQLGGGSEHSKLIQRLDGTTVSVTLVGAPIRSAGKVVGAVLVLHDMTQERQYIANLSWQATHDALTGLANRREFEFRLEQVLHNVGRQQTGRHALMFLDLDQFKLVNDTCGHAAGDELLRHICALLQSDLREGDTLARLGGDEFGILLENCPASVAEKIAESLRHTVQSLHFVWKGRPFVTTVSIGLVHITQVPTTLETSLRAADMACYMAKEKGRNRVQVYHADDSELSLRFGEMAWVQRLHMALEENRFCLYAQEIASLGHTERGAGHIEILLRLHDEAGRIILPDSFIPAAERYGLMTSLDRWVVENVFKIIAGCMRERPGRPMAMCAINLSGITIGDEDFLGFLREQFKAYGIPPEMICFEITETSAISNLGSAIRFINELKELGCYFSLDDFCAGMSSFAYLKHLPVDFLKIDGSFVKDMLDDPINRAMVEVINHIGHVMGKRTIAEFVETPQIEQALLEIGVDYAQGYLIERPQLFTFDSLQCRPVRPQPLLFRAPGTFR; from the coding sequence ATGAAGCAAAAGCAGACTCTCGGAACCCCTCGGTTATTGGGCATCGTCTGGCCCTTTATCGCCGTTGTACTGTTCCAGGCATTGTTAGGCTGCGTCAGTCTTTACGTGCTCTCGGCGGTGCGCGGGTATGTGGCGGGCGAAAGCCTGTGGTCCAAGGGCCAGAAAGACGCGATCTTTTACCTCACGCTGTACGCCGATAACCGCGACGAAGCCACGTTCCTCAAATACCAGAACGCAATTGCCGTGCCCCAGGGCGGGCATGAGCTGCGGCTGGCCCTCGACCGCCCGACCCCGGACCTGACCGCAGCGCGCCTGGGCATCCTCAAGGGCGGCAACCACCGTGACGACGTTTCCAGCCTGATCTGGCTGTACCTCAACTTTCGTCATTTCAGTTACCTGGAAAAAGCCATCGAACTGTGGACCGTGGGCGACGGCTACCTGGTGCAGTTGGACGACCTGGCGCAGGAGATGCACCGGGCGATCCTGGCCCGCCAGGTCAGCAGCGCCGACGTGCGCAGCTGGAAGGAGCGGATCTTCGCCATCAACGACGGTGTGACACCGGCTGCGAAGGCCTTCAGTGATGCGTTGGGCGAAGGCTCGCGGATGATCCTGCGCCTGCTGCTGGTGACCAACCTGGCCACGGCACTGGGCTTGATCGTGCTGGCGCTGCTGCGCACCCATAAGTTGTTGGCCCAGCGACACGCATTTGCCGATGCCCTGCAACTGGAGAAGGAGCGGGCGCAGATCACCCTGGAGTCGATTGGCGACGGAGTTATCACCACCGATGTCGACGGCGCCATTGCCTATATGAACCCTGCAGCCGAGGCCTTGACCCATTGGAGGGCCGCCCAGGCCCAGGGGCTGCCACTCGCCGCACTGTTCAACCTGCTGGATGAAAATGCCCAGGACGACGGCTTTACCCTTATCGAACACATACTGAGTGGGCAGCTCGGCGGTGGCAGCGAGCATTCGAAGCTGATCCAGCGCCTGGACGGCACCACGGTGTCGGTCACCCTGGTGGGGGCGCCGATCCGCAGTGCCGGCAAAGTGGTCGGTGCGGTGCTGGTGCTGCATGACATGACCCAGGAACGTCAGTACATCGCCAACCTGTCCTGGCAGGCGACCCACGACGCGTTGACCGGCCTGGCCAACCGCCGCGAATTTGAATTTCGCCTGGAACAGGTGTTGCACAATGTCGGGCGCCAGCAAACCGGGCGCCACGCGTTGATGTTCCTCGACCTGGACCAGTTCAAGCTGGTCAACGACACGTGCGGGCATGCGGCGGGTGATGAACTGTTGCGGCATATCTGCGCCCTGTTGCAGTCCGACTTGCGCGAAGGCGACACCCTGGCCCGGCTGGGCGGCGACGAGTTCGGCATCCTGCTGGAGAACTGCCCGGCGTCGGTGGCGGAAAAAATCGCCGAAAGCCTGCGCCATACCGTACAAAGCCTGCACTTTGTGTGGAAAGGCCGGCCGTTTGTCACCACGGTAAGTATCGGCCTGGTGCACATCACTCAAGTCCCGACCACCCTGGAAACCTCGCTGCGGGCCGCCGACATGGCGTGCTACATGGCCAAGGAGAAGGGCCGCAACCGGGTGCAGGTGTACCACGCCGATGACTCGGAATTGTCCCTGCGCTTTGGCGAGATGGCCTGGGTACAGCGCCTGCACATGGCCCTGGAAGAAAACCGTTTTTGCCTGTACGCCCAGGAAATTGCGTCCCTGGGGCACACGGAGCGGGGCGCCGGGCATATCGAAATACTGCTGCGCCTGCATGACGAAGCAGGGCGGATCATCCTGCCGGACAGTTTTATCCCGGCCGCCGAACGTTACGGCCTGATGACATCCCTGGATCGCTGGGTGGTGGAAAACGTGTTCAAGATCATCGCCGGCTGCATGCGTGAGCGCCCGGGCCGGCCCATGGCCATGTGTGCGATCAATCTGTCAGGCATTACCATTGGTGATGAGGACTTTCTCGGGTTTTTGCGTGAGCAGTTCAAAGCCTACGGCATCCCACCAGAAATGATTTGTTTTGAAATTACAGAAACCAGCGCTATTTCGAATTTGGGTAGTGCGATTCGTTTTATTAACGAGCTCAAAGAGTTAGGCTGCTATTTCTCCCTGGATGACTTCTGCGCCGGGATGTCCTCGTTCGCATATCTTAAACATTTACCTGTAGACTTCTTGAAGATCGATGGAAGTTTCGTAAAGGATATGCTGGACGACCCGATTAACCGCGCAATGGTCGAAGTGATCAATCACATCGGCCACGTCATGGGTAAGCGCACAATTGCCGAATTTGTCGAGACACCCCAGATCGAACAAGCCTTGCTTGAGATCGGGGTTGACTATGCTCAGGGCTACCTGATCGAGCGACCGCAGTTGTTTACCTTTGATAGTTTGCAGTGTCGACCTGTGCGACCGCAGCCTCTGTTATTCAGGGCGCCTGGCACGTTCCGATGA
- a CDS encoding TenA family transcriptional regulator: protein MEASSYPAWAQQLIQACSESKRRVVEHELYQRMRDNKLSAKTMRHYLIGGWPVVEQFALYMAQNLTKTKFARHPGEDMARRWLMRNIRVELNHADYWVHWARAHGVSLEELQAQEVPPELHALSHWCWHTSSADSLIVAIAATNYAIEGATGEWSAVVCSSGVYAAAFPEEDRKRAMKWLKMHAQYDDAHPWEALEIICTLAGMNPTKELQVELRQAVCKSYDYMYLFLERCMQLEKSVATTPRKQPELVASEA, encoded by the coding sequence ATGGAAGCCTCGAGTTACCCCGCCTGGGCGCAACAGCTGATCCAGGCCTGTAGCGAGAGCAAGCGCCGCGTTGTCGAACACGAACTGTACCAGCGCATGCGCGATAACAAGCTCAGCGCCAAGACCATGCGTCACTACCTGATTGGTGGCTGGCCAGTGGTTGAACAGTTTGCGTTGTACATGGCACAGAACCTCACCAAGACCAAATTTGCCCGCCATCCTGGGGAGGACATGGCGCGCCGCTGGCTGATGCGCAATATTCGTGTGGAACTCAACCACGCCGATTATTGGGTGCATTGGGCCCGCGCCCATGGCGTCAGCCTGGAGGAGTTGCAGGCACAGGAGGTTCCGCCGGAGCTGCATGCACTGAGCCATTGGTGCTGGCACACCAGCTCGGCCGACTCGCTGATTGTCGCGATTGCCGCCACCAACTACGCCATCGAGGGGGCCACTGGGGAGTGGTCCGCCGTGGTGTGTTCCAGCGGTGTCTACGCCGCGGCTTTCCCTGAAGAAGACCGCAAGCGCGCCATGAAGTGGCTGAAGATGCATGCCCAGTATGATGATGCTCACCCGTGGGAAGCGCTGGAAATCATCTGCACCCTGGCCGGCATGAATCCGACCAAGGAACTGCAGGTAGAGCTGCGTCAGGCGGTGTGCAAGAGCTACGACTACATGTACCTGTTCCTGGAACGTTGCATGCAGTTGGAAAAATCGGTGGCCACCACCCCCCGCAAACAACCGGAACTGGTTGCCAGCGAGGCGTAA
- a CDS encoding GGDEF domain-containing protein: protein MKTPTQTNAIDFDSAKLQRLGFGQPSLLTRRPATVAQLRQQLGMQLQTSLEPEHILALFFREIQRLVPLDALQYRHEASDLRLEYGHRGHHSVSYALSHEGEHLGELVFRRNQRFIEDELANLESLLATLLYPMRNALLYRAATRSALRDPLTETGNRIAMDQTLQREIDMARRHLQPLSLLMLDIDHFKHINDSHGHATGDKVLKAVAASIKSQLRNVDMVFRFGGEEFLILLSNTGRDAASMVGERLRQAAQAQDYWADEERIELTVSLGCSTLLAAESAESLLRRADSALYVAKREGRNRLAMAG, encoded by the coding sequence ATGAAAACACCGACCCAGACCAACGCAATTGACTTCGACAGCGCCAAATTGCAACGCCTGGGCTTTGGTCAGCCTTCCCTTCTCACACGACGCCCCGCCACGGTTGCGCAACTTCGCCAGCAACTGGGCATGCAGTTGCAAACCAGCCTGGAGCCGGAGCACATTCTTGCGCTGTTCTTCCGCGAGATCCAACGCCTGGTGCCGCTGGACGCCCTGCAATATCGTCACGAAGCCAGCGACCTGCGCCTGGAATATGGCCACCGTGGGCATCACTCAGTGAGCTATGCCCTGAGCCACGAAGGCGAACACCTCGGCGAACTGGTATTTCGGCGCAACCAGCGCTTCATCGAAGACGAGTTGGCCAACCTGGAGTCACTGCTGGCCACCCTGCTTTACCCGATGCGCAACGCCCTGCTCTATCGCGCGGCCACCCGTAGCGCCCTGCGCGACCCGTTGACCGAAACCGGCAACCGCATCGCCATGGACCAGACCCTGCAACGGGAAATCGACATGGCCCGGCGGCACCTGCAACCGTTGTCCTTGCTGATGCTGGACATCGACCATTTCAAGCACATCAACGACAGCCACGGTCATGCCACAGGCGACAAGGTGCTCAAGGCGGTCGCCGCCTCGATCAAAAGCCAACTGCGCAATGTGGACATGGTGTTTCGGTTTGGCGGGGAAGAATTTCTGATCCTGCTGTCGAATACCGGCCGGGACGCGGCGTCGATGGTCGGCGAGCGCTTGCGCCAGGCGGCACAGGCTCAGGATTATTGGGCGGATGAGGAACGTATCGAATTGACAGTGAGCCTGGGCTGCTCGACCTTGCTGGCCGCAGAGTCGGCCGAAAGTCTGTTACGCCGGGCAGACAGTGCTTTGTACGTGGCCAAGCGCGAAGGCCGCAATCGCCTGGCAATGGCGGGGTAA
- a CDS encoding MFS transporter gives MEVATSAGALSPAKNNLWIIVFIFCFLGLLIDGADLMLLSYSLSSLKAEFGLTSVEAGSLGSFTLAGMAIGGIYGGWACDRFGRVRTVVWSIVLFSVGTAILGMTHSYWQFASTRFFASLGLGALYVACNTLMAEYVPTRYRTTVLGTLQAGWSVGYIVATLLAGWILPSHGWRWLFYVAIIPVILAVLMQRLVPEPQAWIKAQAERAREKAEGIKRVSAKKPDGMFKLIFSDPKASRMFILWALTAGFLQFGYYGVNNWMPSYLEGELGMNFKSMTSYMVGTYAAMIFGKILAGLAADRLGRRLVFTVGALGTAIFLPVIVLFQSPDNILWMLIVFGFLYGIPYGVNATYMTESFEAKFRGSAVGGAYNIGRIGAAVAPAAIGFLASHGSIGVGFLVMGGAYFICGVIPALFIRDKQFDPQKQ, from the coding sequence ATGGAAGTCGCCACTTCGGCGGGTGCGTTGTCGCCCGCGAAAAACAATCTGTGGATCATCGTGTTCATCTTCTGCTTCCTCGGCCTGCTGATCGATGGTGCAGACCTGATGCTGCTGTCCTACAGCCTCAGCAGCCTCAAGGCCGAGTTCGGCCTGACCAGTGTCGAGGCCGGCAGCCTGGGCAGTTTTACCCTGGCCGGGATGGCCATCGGCGGGATTTACGGCGGCTGGGCCTGTGACCGTTTTGGCCGGGTGAGAACCGTGGTCTGGAGCATCGTGCTGTTCTCCGTCGGTACCGCGATCCTGGGCATGACCCACAGCTATTGGCAGTTCGCGAGCACGCGCTTTTTCGCCTCCCTCGGGCTGGGCGCGCTGTATGTGGCGTGCAACACGCTGATGGCCGAGTACGTCCCGACCCGTTACCGCACCACCGTGCTCGGCACCCTGCAGGCAGGCTGGTCGGTGGGGTACATCGTCGCCACGCTGCTCGCCGGCTGGATCTTGCCCAGCCACGGCTGGCGCTGGTTGTTCTATGTGGCAATCATCCCGGTGATCCTCGCCGTACTGATGCAACGCCTGGTACCGGAGCCGCAAGCCTGGATCAAGGCACAAGCCGAACGTGCCCGGGAAAAAGCCGAAGGCATCAAGCGCGTGTCGGCGAAGAAACCCGACGGCATGTTCAAGCTGATCTTCAGCGACCCCAAGGCCAGCCGCATGTTCATCCTCTGGGCGTTGACCGCAGGCTTCCTGCAGTTCGGCTACTACGGGGTCAATAACTGGATGCCGTCGTACCTGGAAGGCGAGCTGGGGATGAACTTCAAGTCGATGACCAGTTACATGGTCGGCACCTACGCGGCGATGATTTTCGGCAAGATCCTCGCCGGGCTCGCGGCAGACCGGCTGGGCCGGCGCCTGGTGTTCACAGTGGGCGCGTTGGGCACGGCGATTTTCCTGCCAGTGATCGTACTGTTCCAGAGCCCGGACAACATCCTGTGGATGCTGATTGTGTTCGGCTTCCTGTACGGCATTCCCTACGGCGTGAACGCGACCTATATGACCGAAAGCTTCGAAGCGAAATTTCGCGGTTCGGCAGTGGGCGGAGCCTACAACATTGGCCGGATCGGTGCGGCAGTGGCACCGGCCGCCATTGGTTTTTTGGCGTCCCATGGCTCGATCGGCGTAGGATTTTTGGTGATGGGCGGCGCGTACTTTATCTGTGGCGTGATTCCGGCGCTGTTTATCCGCGACAAGCAGTTTGACCCGCAAAAACAATAA
- a CDS encoding acyl-CoA dehydrogenase family protein has product MIRDPETLHLLLETLQQFVNEALIPRENELAETDDVPADIVSQFRELGLFGLTLPEAYGGLGLTMEEEVNVAFELGRTSPAFRSYFGTNNGIGSIGILLDGTETQKQHYLPKLASGELLSSFCLTEPDSGSDAASLKTTAVRDGDHYVINGTKRFITNAPHAGIYTVMARTNPDIKGSGGISAFIVERNTPGLSLGKRDHKMGQKGAHTCDVIFDNVRVPADQLIGGVEGVGFKTAMKVLDKGRLHIAAVSVGAAERMLNDALHYALERKQFGQPIAEFQLIQAMLADSKAEIYAARCMVVDAARKRDEGLDIGTEASCSKMFATEMCGRVADRCVQIHGGAGYVSEYAIERFYRDVRLFRLYEGTTQIQQLVIARNMIREAKR; this is encoded by the coding sequence ATGATCCGAGACCCCGAAACGCTTCACCTGTTGCTGGAAACCCTCCAGCAGTTTGTCAACGAAGCGCTGATCCCCCGGGAAAACGAGCTGGCCGAGACCGATGACGTCCCGGCGGATATCGTCAGCCAGTTCCGTGAGCTGGGCCTGTTCGGCCTGACCCTGCCCGAAGCCTACGGCGGCCTCGGGTTGACCATGGAAGAAGAGGTCAACGTGGCCTTTGAGCTGGGCCGCACCTCGCCGGCATTCCGCTCCTACTTCGGCACCAACAACGGCATCGGCTCTATCGGTATCCTGCTGGACGGCACCGAGACGCAAAAGCAGCACTACCTGCCGAAGCTGGCCAGCGGTGAACTGCTCAGTTCGTTCTGCCTGACCGAACCGGACTCGGGCTCCGACGCCGCCTCGCTGAAAACCACGGCGGTGCGCGACGGTGACCACTACGTCATCAACGGCACCAAGCGCTTCATCACCAACGCCCCCCATGCCGGCATCTACACCGTGATGGCCCGCACCAACCCGGACATCAAGGGCTCGGGCGGCATCAGTGCATTCATTGTGGAGCGCAATACGCCGGGGTTGTCCCTGGGCAAGCGCGACCACAAGATGGGCCAGAAAGGCGCCCACACCTGTGACGTGATTTTTGACAACGTGCGCGTACCAGCCGACCAGTTGATCGGCGGCGTCGAAGGGGTGGGGTTCAAGACCGCGATGAAGGTGCTCGACAAGGGCCGCCTGCACATTGCTGCCGTCAGCGTCGGAGCTGCCGAGCGCATGCTCAACGATGCCCTGCACTACGCCCTGGAGCGCAAGCAGTTCGGCCAGCCGATTGCCGAGTTCCAGCTGATCCAGGCGATGCTCGCCGACAGCAAGGCCGAGATCTACGCCGCCCGCTGCATGGTGGTGGACGCGGCGCGCAAACGTGACGAAGGCCTGGATATCGGCACCGAGGCGTCCTGCTCGAAGATGTTCGCCACGGAGATGTGTGGCCGCGTGGCAGACCGCTGCGTGCAGATCCATGGCGGCGCCGGCTATGTGAGCGAGTACGCCATCGAACGGTTTTACCGCGATGTGCGTTTGTTCCGGCTGTACGAAGGCACCACACAAATCCAGCAATTGGTGATTGCCCGCAACATGATTCGCGAGGCCAAACGCTAA
- a CDS encoding IclR family transcriptional regulator, with the protein MRRRNLDPSTPETPAGNHAFEHLLIDPMNADEEEDKDRQFVTALARGLELLRCFTPSESVLGNQELARKTGLPKPTITRMTHTLTRLGYLKHLPQSGRYQLDVGVMAFGYAMLSNLSVRAVAHPLMETMASYAQAAVAMATRDRLDMVYLDVVQGEANMTMRRQVGTRLPLHLSSAGRACLAAMPENEREFILDHIRQRHLEDWPGIRKGLERAFRDYTDFGYCMSIGEWHRDVNAIAVPLLHAQHGLLTFNCGGPSFHLSREKLEDDIGPRLKHMVNNIEAAAR; encoded by the coding sequence ATGCGCCGTCGAAACCTGGACCCGAGCACACCCGAAACACCGGCCGGCAACCACGCGTTCGAGCACTTGCTGATCGACCCGATGAATGCCGACGAGGAGGAAGACAAGGACCGCCAGTTCGTCACTGCCCTGGCCCGCGGCCTGGAATTGTTGCGTTGCTTCACCCCCAGCGAAAGCGTGCTGGGCAACCAGGAGCTGGCGCGCAAGACCGGGCTGCCAAAGCCGACGATCACGCGGATGACCCATACGCTGACCCGCTTGGGCTATCTCAAGCACCTGCCGCAGTCGGGCCGGTATCAGCTGGATGTAGGCGTGATGGCCTTCGGTTACGCGATGCTTTCCAACCTGTCGGTGCGGGCTGTAGCCCATCCGCTGATGGAGACGATGGCCAGCTACGCCCAGGCCGCCGTTGCGATGGCCACGCGGGACCGCCTGGATATGGTGTACCTGGATGTGGTCCAGGGTGAAGCCAACATGACCATGCGCCGCCAGGTCGGCACGCGGTTGCCGTTGCACTTGAGTTCCGCAGGCCGCGCCTGCCTGGCAGCGATGCCGGAAAACGAGCGGGAATTTATCCTCGACCATATCCGCCAGCGTCATCTGGAGGACTGGCCGGGCATCAGGAAGGGCCTGGAACGCGCCTTCCGCGATTACACCGATTTTGGCTATTGCATGTCGATCGGTGAGTGGCACCGCGATGTAAACGCCATCGCCGTACCGCTGCTGCATGCACAACATGGGCTGCTGACGTTCAACTGTGGCGGACCGAGTTTTCACCTTTCCCGGGAGAAACTCGAGGACGACATCGGGCCCCGTCTCAAGCACATGGTGAACAACATCGAGGCCGCCGCCCGCTAG
- a CDS encoding enoyl-CoA hydratase → MASLDLPVVHLDVQDNGVAVVRIHRPEVKNALNAQVREELAEHFRALAKRRDVRAIVLTGGDQFFVAGADIKEFASASPIEMYRRHTEYLWEAISRCPKPVIAAVNGFALGGGCELAMHCDLIVAGESARFAQPEVKLGLMPGAGGTQRLVRAVGKFQAMRIALTGCMVKAPEALAMGMLSEVVADDQTIPRALELAAQIAALPPLAVEQIKEVMLAGADLPLESALVLERKAFQLLFDSADQKEGAAAFFEKRTANYLGE, encoded by the coding sequence GTGGCCAGTCTCGACCTACCCGTGGTGCACCTCGACGTCCAGGACAATGGCGTCGCCGTGGTACGCATCCACCGTCCTGAAGTGAAAAACGCCTTGAACGCCCAGGTTCGCGAAGAGCTGGCCGAGCATTTTCGTGCTTTGGCCAAGCGTCGTGATGTGCGCGCCATCGTGCTCACTGGCGGCGATCAGTTCTTCGTGGCCGGTGCCGACATCAAGGAGTTCGCCAGCGCCAGCCCGATCGAGATGTACCGCCGGCACACCGAGTACTTGTGGGAAGCCATCAGCCGCTGCCCCAAGCCGGTGATCGCCGCAGTGAATGGTTTTGCCCTGGGCGGCGGTTGTGAGTTGGCCATGCATTGCGATCTGATCGTGGCCGGTGAGTCGGCGCGGTTCGCCCAGCCCGAGGTCAAGCTGGGCCTGATGCCGGGCGCCGGTGGTACTCAGCGCCTGGTGCGCGCCGTGGGTAAGTTCCAGGCCATGCGTATCGCGTTGACCGGCTGCATGGTCAAGGCGCCGGAGGCCCTGGCCATGGGCATGCTCAGCGAAGTGGTGGCGGATGATCAAACCATCCCCCGCGCCCTGGAACTGGCCGCACAGATTGCCGCCTTGCCGCCGCTGGCGGTGGAACAGATCAAGGAAGTGATGCTCGCCGGCGCCGACCTGCCGCTGGAAAGCGCACTGGTATTGGAGCGCAAGGCCTTTCAACTGCTGTTCGATTCGGCAGACCAGAAGGAGGGCGCCGCGGCGTTCTTCGAAAAACGCACCGCGAACTACCTGGGGGAATAA
- a CDS encoding 3-hydroxyacyl-CoA dehydrogenase yields the protein MTDSIKIMGLVGTGVMGAGIAQIAAQAGVLVRLFDARDSAAQTARDNLGATLSKLAAKGKITQVAMDATLANLQVAATVEALRDCDLVVEAIVENLDAKRGLLQQLEGVVSAQCILATNTSSLSVTAIATGCQHPERVAGLHFFNPVPLMRVVEVIDGLATAPKVGDELLAFVARTGHRGVRAKDTPGFIVNHAGRAYGTEALKMLDEGVAERGDIDRILRDGAGFRMGPLELLDLTGLDVSHPVMESIYNQFYQDPRYKPSPLTRQMLAGGRLGRKSGQGFYRYENGQVLDGPQPQPVPSIKQFPPVWIATENADDYERLSALVIELGAHLESAAQPSPEALCLLAPYGLDATSASERFHTDPARTLCIDLLTDLSRHRTLMQNPLTSSAMREAAHALLARDGVGVTVISDSVGFVAQRTLAMVVNLACDIAQQRIASVDDIDQAVQLGLGYPQGPLAWGDALGPRRILTILQRMSELTHDPRYRPSPWLRRRAVLGISLRHQEPAVG from the coding sequence ATGACCGATTCAATCAAGATCATGGGCCTGGTAGGCACCGGCGTGATGGGCGCCGGGATTGCACAAATTGCCGCCCAGGCGGGCGTGTTGGTGCGCTTGTTCGATGCCCGCGACAGTGCGGCGCAGACCGCTCGGGACAACCTTGGCGCCACGCTTTCGAAACTGGCCGCCAAGGGCAAGATCACCCAGGTGGCGATGGACGCAACGCTTGCGAACCTGCAAGTCGCCGCCACGGTTGAAGCGTTGCGCGATTGCGATTTGGTGGTGGAAGCTATTGTCGAAAACCTCGACGCAAAGCGCGGCCTGTTGCAGCAACTCGAAGGTGTGGTCAGCGCGCAGTGCATCCTCGCCACCAACACCTCGTCGCTGTCGGTCACGGCCATTGCCACCGGCTGCCAACACCCTGAGCGCGTGGCGGGGCTGCACTTTTTCAACCCGGTGCCGTTGATGCGCGTGGTTGAAGTGATCGATGGCCTGGCCACTGCGCCGAAGGTCGGCGATGAGCTGTTGGCCTTCGTCGCCCGCACCGGCCATCGCGGCGTGCGCGCCAAGGACACCCCGGGTTTTATCGTCAACCACGCCGGCCGTGCCTACGGCACCGAAGCCTTGAAGATGCTTGATGAAGGCGTTGCCGAGCGCGGTGATATCGACCGTATCCTGCGTGACGGCGCAGGCTTTCGCATGGGGCCACTGGAACTGCTGGACCTCACCGGGCTCGATGTTTCCCACCCGGTGATGGAGTCGATCTACAACCAGTTCTATCAAGACCCGCGCTACAAACCGTCGCCCCTGACCCGGCAGATGCTGGCGGGCGGGCGCCTGGGGCGCAAGAGCGGGCAGGGCTTCTACCGCTATGAAAATGGCCAGGTGCTCGACGGCCCGCAACCGCAGCCGGTGCCCTCCATCAAGCAATTTCCGCCGGTGTGGATCGCCACCGAAAACGCTGACGACTACGAGCGCCTCAGCGCCCTGGTGATCGAACTGGGCGCGCACCTTGAAAGCGCCGCGCAGCCCTCGCCCGAAGCGTTGTGCCTGCTGGCGCCTTACGGCCTCGACGCCACCTCGGCCAGCGAGCGCTTCCACACCGACCCGGCGCGCACCCTGTGCATCGACCTGCTGACCGACCTGTCGCGCCACCGCACCCTGATGCAAAACCCGCTGACGTCCAGCGCCATGCGCGAGGCCGCCCACGCGCTGCTCGCCCGAGATGGCGTGGGTGTGACGGTGATCAGCGACAGTGTCGGCTTCGTCGCCCAGCGTACTCTGGCGATGGTGGTCAACCTGGCCTGCGACATCGCCCAGCAACGCATCGCCAGCGTCGACGATATCGACCAGGCCGTACAACTCGGCCTGGGTTACCCACAAGGCCCGCTGGCCTGGGGCGATGCCCTTGGGCCACGGCGCATCCTCACGATTTTGCAACGCATGAGTGAACTCACCCACGACCCACGCTATCGCCCCAGCCCCTGGCTGCGGCGGCGTGCGGTGCTGGGGATTTCACTGCGTCATCAAGAGCCGGCAGTCGGCTGA